The following are from one region of the Onthophagus taurus isolate NC unplaced genomic scaffold, IU_Otau_3.0 ScKx7SY_15, whole genome shotgun sequence genome:
- the LOC139432358 gene encoding uncharacterized protein has translation MDIEEQSDNPNMYNNVISDVERPLSPTQRNIETSLLEVEIERTFSPRFELDGRRIVDVSSFMKQICEIGYHNPFNCSVVDMHIISEQRNGLSSQITLQCKMCGIQKKITTDSINTSKINDSVVLAATSIGIGYSQADEFFSVLDIPFMANKTYNNSQDNIAHIIHDSALKSMEEAAKEEAEIAKNIGDVNKNGIPCITVVVDGAWSKRSYNVNYNALSGVACIIGQRTGKLLYLNIRNKYCCICARAEHNESYKTDHICYKNWNGSSTAMKSDIIVEGFKCSIEMHGLKYTKIVGDGDSSVYKKILETRPYGSACIEKIECRNHLDRNLGTKLREISRRKKSLSTNCCVPISIRKHIMTSTQRLCIAIKKATQYRATETNDLADKIKLLKHDILNCPSHIFGEHKDCVAINYFNCSPKDSEVNYVPEMKACGVYEDILACLHRITYNASSLLHNMNTNDAEHYNAVVCKFIGGKRVNFSLKNSYSIRCKAAALSFNEKSNYYNIIQKALTSKDPRSILKKIIARRHRKK, from the exons ATGGATATTGAGGAACAAT CTGACAATCCTAACATGTATAATAATGTCATCTCTGATGTAGAGAGACCATTATCACCCACACAAAGAAACATAGAAACTTCATTATTGGAAGTAGAAATTGAAAGAACTTTTTCACCAAG GTTTGAATTGGATGGACGTAggattgttgatgtttcatctTTTATGAAGCAAATATGTGAAATCGGCTACCATAATCCATTTAATTGTTCTGTTGTGGATATGCATATTATATCAGAACAAAGAAATGGTTTGTCTTCACAAATTACACTTCAATGTAAAATGTGcggaatacaaaaaaaaattaccactGATTCCATTAACacctcaaaaataaatgatagTGTTGTTTTGGCAGCAACGTCTATAGGAATCGGCTACTCCCAAGCTGATGAATTTTTCTCTGTTCTTGATATCCCATTTATGGCTAATAAAACCTACAATAATTCTCAAGATAATATAGCTCATATAATTCATGATAGTGCCCTAAAAAGTATGGAAGAAGCAGCTAAAGAAGAAGCTGAAATAGCCAAAAATATAGGAGATGTCAACAAGAATGGTATCCCATGTATAACCGTTGTAGTGGATGGAGCTTGGTCGAAGCGATCATACAATGTCAATTATAACGCTCTTTCTGGAGTT gccTGTATAATCGGTCAACGCACAGGAAAGTTGTTGTACTTAAACATACGTAATAAGTACTGTTGTATCTGTGCAAGAGCAGAACACAATGAGTCTTATAAAACAGATCATATATGTTATAAAAACTGGAATGGTTCATCCACTGCAATGAAAAGTGACATTATTGTTGAAGGTTTTAAGTGTAGCATAGAAATGCATGgattaaaatatacaaaaattgttggtgATGGGGATAGCAGCGTCTATAAGAAGATTTTAGAGACAAGACCGTATGGTAGTGCAtgtatagaaaaaatagaatgtAGGAACCATTTAGATAGAAACCTTGGTACAAAACTACGTGAAATATCTC GCAGAAAAAAGAGTCTTTCAACAAATTGTTGTGTACCCATTTCCATCAGGAAACATATTATGACATCCACGCAAAGACTTTGCATTGCAATTAAGAAAGCTACGCAGTATAGAGCTACAGAAACAAATGATCTTGcagataaaataaaacttttaaagcaTGATATCCTTAACTGCCCATCACACATTTTTGGTGAACATAAAGATTGTGtagcaataaattattttaattgttctcCAAAAGATAGTGAAGTCAACTATGTTCCCGAAATGAAAGCATGTGGAGTATATGAAGATATTTTAGCATGTTTACATAGGATTACCTACAATGCAAGTAGCTTATTGCATAATATGAACACAAATGATGCCGAACATTATAATGCAGTAGTTTGCAAATTTATTGGTGGAAAAAgagtaaatttttctttaaaaaactCTTATAGTATTCGATGCAAAGCTGCTGCCTTatcttttaatgaaaaaagtaattattacAACATTATTCAGAAGGCATTGACAAGCAAGGATCCCaggtcaattttaaaaaaaattattgctagacgtcatagaaaaaaatga